A window of Chitinophagales bacterium contains these coding sequences:
- a CDS encoding RagB/SusD family nutrient uptake outer membrane protein, with protein sequence MKAIKSLIFLSSLFVILEGCKKLDVGKNPNEPEFEDVYSNSASVKSIASGLFNTWYIATHSYTYSPAMFLATASDNVTCSWGNQAMRDMSWEPRNAWNNASNYAYRGTTKEFFDRMYRSINTASNVMKAINAGLDIGNGGVDNNQVKAFAKFNQGIAYGMLALFFDRGFIVDENITIPDATVATASTPAEVAAAAVSYLDEAILLSNNTFTIPASWLGTPGDYSSVEFKKLCNSWAARILANMPRNKAQLAAVDWNKVKTYADAGLTSDFTIQQDGYVNWYAEAGDYLTFPGWGKVDMYVVNLMDNTQPQHWDDNSSFPTPPESTNPQDERIFTDFEYSSLNWFQAARGYYHFSNYRYARYDAAYALGDGPVPDFMKAENDMLRAEARAYTGDLAGAAAVINAGTRVTRGNMTPVAANLAEIEKAIHHERHVELYITGMGVQFFEMRKKDLLQKGTPLHWPLPGQTLETFGEKAPFYTFGGVANADGTNTSNAGWR encoded by the coding sequence ATGAAAGCAATCAAATCTTTGATCTTCCTCAGCTCCCTCTTTGTCATCCTCGAGGGCTGTAAGAAACTCGATGTGGGTAAGAACCCCAACGAGCCTGAATTTGAGGATGTATATTCAAATTCTGCGAGTGTGAAATCCATCGCTTCAGGTTTATTCAATACCTGGTACATTGCCACACACTCCTATACATATAGCCCCGCTATGTTTCTGGCCACCGCTTCCGATAACGTAACCTGCTCCTGGGGTAACCAGGCCATGCGGGATATGAGCTGGGAGCCACGTAATGCCTGGAACAATGCTTCGAATTACGCCTATCGAGGTACCACAAAGGAATTTTTCGATCGTATGTACAGATCCATTAATACAGCCTCAAATGTTATGAAGGCTATTAATGCCGGGTTGGATATCGGAAACGGCGGGGTAGATAATAACCAGGTAAAGGCATTTGCAAAATTTAACCAAGGAATTGCCTATGGTATGCTTGCATTATTCTTTGACCGTGGGTTCATCGTAGATGAGAATATCACGATCCCTGATGCCACTGTTGCCACAGCCTCCACTCCTGCGGAAGTAGCTGCTGCTGCTGTTAGCTATCTTGATGAAGCCATTTTGCTCAGCAATAACACCTTCACCATCCCCGCCTCCTGGCTGGGAACACCAGGTGACTATTCCAGTGTTGAGTTCAAAAAGCTTTGTAACTCCTGGGCCGCCCGAATCCTGGCCAATATGCCCCGGAATAAAGCGCAACTGGCGGCCGTTGATTGGAACAAGGTAAAAACCTATGCGGATGCTGGTCTTACCAGCGATTTTACCATTCAACAGGATGGTTATGTAAACTGGTATGCAGAAGCAGGTGACTACCTCACTTTCCCCGGTTGGGGCAAGGTGGATATGTATGTGGTTAACCTGATGGATAATACCCAGCCTCAGCACTGGGATGATAACTCCAGCTTCCCTACTCCTCCTGAATCAACCAACCCTCAGGACGAGCGTATTTTTACCGACTTTGAATATTCGAGCCTGAACTGGTTCCAGGCTGCACGTGGTTACTATCATTTCTCCAATTACCGCTATGCGCGCTACGACGCTGCATACGCCCTGGGTGATGGACCTGTGCCTGATTTCATGAAAGCAGAAAATGATATGCTGCGTGCCGAGGCTCGCGCTTACACGGGCGACCTCGCCGGAGCTGCAGCCGTCATCAATGCCGGTACCCGCGTAACCCGCGGTAATATGACCCCGGTGGCTGCTAACCTGGCTGAAATTGAAAAAGCCATTCACCACGAACGTCATGTAGAACTCTATATCACCGGTATGGGTGTCCAATTCTTCGAAATGAGGAAGAAAGACCTCCTGCAAAAAGGTACTCCCCTTCATTGGCCTCTGCCTGGTCAGACGCTGGAGACCTTTGGTGAAAAAGCACCATTCTACACCTTTGGTGGTGTAGCCAATGCCGACGGAACTAACACTTCCAACGCCGGCTGGAGATAG
- a CDS encoding TonB-dependent receptor has product MRTPRILWVMALMLFAQMAWSQTKTVTGKVTDEKNFPVPGATISAGGRVVGVTDNDGSFSISVPENTNSLEISSVGFAKKVVDVGNGAINVRLAPGTNQSLDEVVVVGYGTKLKRDLTGNIARIKGAEVANTPVPNFNQALQGRAAGVFVEANNGKVGEGVKVRIRGAGSISAANDPLYVVDGVPINTGALSGNALADINFNDVESFEILKDASAAAIYGSRAANGVVLITTKKGKAGKTNLTVNMQYGVNKPTHLRGFLDAGEYVELLREAAYNSDLIDGYDPINNPGDYPGSWLEFAERRLTRYSGYSDWRTLETNTNWEKQAFNDKATTKMIDITASGGSDKTRFYVSAGLNDQTGILIGNNFQRISSRMNLEHDASDKFKLGLNLGLSRSLSNRNTDDNQFSTPMQLVALAPITPVRDLNGELYDRPVTTYYNGLIELEDARYTSTTYRNLASGFLSYKFFTGFSFRTELGVDIQTTNDDVFKGSRTDAGASTNGYGQSDWYRTVNYNTNNYFNYSKAIGNHDLDATLGMSFQKFNNDFTRVTGEDFPVDALKKIASAGRITGGSSTATESSVLSYFARANYKIDDKYLFSLSGRVDGSSRFGKDNKYGFFPAASAGWILSEENFLANSKAISFLKLRASYGLTGNDAGFGDFSQLGLWGAAKYGGNSGLVPTQLANPELRWEKSAQTDIGIDFGLFNNRLTGEIDYYVRNTKDLIYNVPVPSTSGFATQTVNIGSMENKGVEIVLNSTNVNGRFFKWNTSLNLARNKNKITQLDGLQTSIPGNDGRYLNSLIVGEGIGVFYGPKFAGADPLNGDALYYEQDGKTLTNDYDAAGNFVVGDPNPDWIAGLSNSFSYKGLQLDVLLQGVFGNQILNGAGGFMSASFDWFDNQTRDQLRRWQNPGDITDVPQLRLAGGNGIGASSRYVESGSYVRLKNVTLAYSINSSVLKKARIQSARIFVTGINLLTITDYTGWDPEVNTDYRAGNRNQGSDFYAAPQIKSLTFGINLGF; this is encoded by the coding sequence ATGAGAACACCAAGGATCCTCTGGGTCATGGCGCTGATGCTCTTTGCGCAAATGGCCTGGTCCCAAACAAAAACCGTCACTGGAAAAGTGACAGATGAGAAAAATTTCCCGGTCCCCGGTGCGACCATTAGCGCGGGAGGAAGGGTAGTAGGAGTAACCGACAACGACGGTTCGTTCAGCATTTCTGTTCCTGAGAACACCAATTCCCTTGAGATCAGCTCGGTGGGTTTTGCCAAAAAGGTAGTTGACGTGGGTAATGGGGCAATTAATGTCCGCCTGGCGCCCGGCACCAACCAGTCACTCGATGAAGTGGTGGTGGTAGGTTATGGCACCAAACTGAAGCGCGACCTGACGGGTAATATCGCCCGCATCAAAGGCGCTGAAGTGGCGAATACCCCTGTTCCCAACTTTAACCAGGCCCTTCAGGGCCGTGCTGCCGGTGTATTCGTGGAAGCGAATAACGGTAAGGTAGGCGAAGGCGTAAAGGTGCGTATCCGTGGTGCGGGTTCCATCAGTGCCGCCAACGATCCACTCTATGTAGTAGATGGTGTACCTATCAACACAGGCGCCCTCTCCGGAAACGCCCTGGCAGATATCAACTTTAATGATGTAGAATCTTTCGAGATCCTGAAAGACGCTTCCGCTGCAGCCATCTACGGTTCTCGTGCCGCCAATGGAGTAGTACTGATCACCACTAAAAAAGGTAAGGCAGGAAAAACCAACCTGACCGTGAACATGCAGTATGGGGTAAACAAACCCACTCATCTCCGTGGATTCCTGGATGCCGGTGAGTATGTAGAACTCCTGCGCGAAGCAGCCTATAACAGCGATCTGATCGATGGCTATGATCCGATCAATAACCCCGGTGATTACCCCGGCTCCTGGTTGGAGTTCGCCGAAAGAAGATTGACCCGCTACTCTGGATATAGCGATTGGCGTACCCTGGAAACAAATACCAATTGGGAAAAGCAAGCCTTTAATGATAAAGCCACCACCAAGATGATCGACATCACGGCATCGGGTGGTAGTGATAAAACACGTTTTTATGTCAGCGCCGGTTTAAACGATCAAACCGGTATCCTGATCGGCAATAATTTCCAGCGTATCTCCAGCCGGATGAACCTGGAACATGATGCAAGTGATAAATTTAAACTGGGTCTGAATCTGGGTCTGAGCCGCTCGCTCTCTAACAGGAATACAGACGATAACCAGTTCTCCACCCCCATGCAGTTGGTGGCCCTGGCGCCAATCACACCCGTACGTGATTTGAATGGCGAGCTGTACGATCGCCCGGTGACCACATATTACAATGGTCTGATCGAATTGGAAGATGCCCGTTATACCTCGACCACCTATCGTAACCTCGCAAGTGGTTTCCTGAGTTATAAATTCTTTACAGGGTTTAGTTTTCGTACTGAATTGGGTGTGGATATCCAAACCACCAATGATGATGTATTCAAAGGTTCGCGTACCGATGCAGGTGCTTCTACCAATGGTTATGGCCAGTCTGACTGGTACCGTACCGTGAACTACAACACCAACAACTATTTCAATTATAGTAAAGCCATTGGCAACCACGACCTGGATGCCACCCTGGGTATGTCCTTCCAGAAATTCAACAATGATTTCACCCGGGTAACCGGTGAAGATTTTCCGGTGGATGCCCTGAAGAAAATTGCCAGTGCCGGTCGTATCACCGGTGGTTCTTCTACCGCTACTGAATCTTCCGTACTGTCTTACTTTGCGCGTGCCAACTACAAGATCGATGATAAGTATCTCTTTTCTTTAAGTGGTCGTGTGGATGGTTCCAGCCGCTTTGGTAAGGATAACAAATATGGCTTTTTCCCGGCTGCTTCTGCGGGCTGGATACTGAGCGAAGAAAATTTCTTGGCCAATTCCAAAGCCATCAGCTTCCTGAAACTGCGTGCCAGTTATGGATTGACCGGTAACGATGCAGGTTTTGGTGACTTCTCTCAACTGGGTCTCTGGGGAGCTGCAAAATATGGTGGTAACTCCGGACTGGTGCCTACGCAACTGGCCAACCCTGAACTGCGCTGGGAAAAATCGGCACAGACCGATATCGGTATTGACTTTGGTTTGTTCAACAACCGGTTAACCGGTGAGATCGATTATTATGTACGTAATACCAAAGACCTGATCTATAACGTACCCGTTCCCAGCACATCTGGGTTTGCCACACAAACCGTGAACATCGGTTCAATGGAAAACAAAGGTGTGGAGATCGTGTTGAATTCCACCAATGTGAACGGCCGTTTTTTCAAATGGAATACCAGTCTGAACCTTGCCCGTAACAAGAACAAGATTACCCAGCTGGATGGTTTACAAACCTCGATCCCCGGCAATGATGGTCGTTACCTCAACTCCCTGATCGTAGGAGAAGGAATCGGTGTTTTTTATGGTCCTAAGTTCGCAGGCGCTGATCCGCTTAATGGAGATGCCCTGTATTATGAGCAGGATGGCAAGACGCTGACAAACGACTATGATGCAGCCGGCAATTTCGTAGTAGGTGACCCCAATCCCGATTGGATCGCCGGTTTGTCGAATAGTTTTTCCTATAAAGGATTACAACTCGATGTATTGCTGCAAGGTGTATTTGGCAATCAGATCCTGAACGGAGCCGGTGGTTTTATGTCGGCCAGTTTCGATTGGTTTGATAACCAGACACGTGATCAACTGCGCCGTTGGCAGAACCCCGGTGATATCACCGATGTTCCCCAGCTTCGCCTGGCAGGGGGTAATGGTATCGGTGCCTCCAGCCGTTATGTAGAAAGTGGTTCTTATGTACGCTTGAAAAATGTAACCCTGGCTTATTCCATCAATTCTTCCGTACTGAAGAAAGCCCGGATTCAATCGGCCAGAATATTTGTTACCGGAATCAATCTGCTGACGATCACGGATTACACCGGTTGGGACCCAGAGGTGAATACGGATTACCGCGCCGGTAACCGGAACCAGGGTAGCGATTTCTATGCTGCCCCGCAGATCAAATCACTCACTTTTGGTATCAACCTTGGATTCTAA
- a CDS encoding RagB/SusD family nutrient uptake outer membrane protein, protein MKKVIYSLLIASLVASSCGKKLDLLPQQSVAEEVALNSDANVKKVLNGAYDALSIGDLYGGNVSLYAELLAADDEIRWEGTFNEPREIWLKQMITTNSFVRDTWIEGYKTINVANNILSAIAVVDPGDQDRVEGEALFIRAAVYFELVKFYAKPFSDGNASSNPGLPLILTPTRGIDASSYVARSTVANTYAQIITDLTEAENLLPEENDVYATKAAAAALLSRVYLQQGDYAGARDAANRAITAATNAGLSLVTDYADAFNNTENSSEDIFAIQVSDQDGDNSMHLYCSIPDFGGRDGDVSIQQKHLDLYTPGDDRLNLFYVGAGGTRTGKWKQQYRVIPVIRLSEMYLTRAECNFRLGTTVGDTPINDLNQTRSRAGIASPTITLDAILLERKLELAHEGQAVHDLRRLKNSADGFAYNANEMVFPIPQREIDATNGVVVQNPGY, encoded by the coding sequence ATGAAGAAAGTAATATATAGTCTACTGATCGCTTCTCTGGTCGCTTCTTCCTGTGGTAAGAAGCTTGACCTGCTGCCACAGCAGAGTGTGGCGGAAGAAGTAGCCCTTAACTCTGATGCGAACGTAAAGAAGGTACTCAATGGGGCCTATGATGCCCTGAGTATCGGAGACCTTTACGGTGGTAATGTTTCCCTGTATGCCGAATTGCTTGCCGCGGATGATGAGATCCGTTGGGAAGGAACATTTAACGAACCTCGTGAGATCTGGCTCAAGCAGATGATCACGACCAATAGTTTTGTTCGTGATACCTGGATTGAAGGATATAAAACCATCAATGTGGCCAACAATATCCTCAGCGCGATTGCGGTGGTGGACCCAGGCGATCAGGACAGAGTGGAAGGTGAGGCCTTGTTTATCCGCGCCGCCGTTTATTTTGAATTGGTAAAATTCTACGCCAAACCTTTTAGCGATGGAAACGCCTCTTCGAATCCCGGTCTGCCGCTGATCCTTACACCCACCCGTGGTATTGATGCCAGCTCCTATGTAGCCCGTAGCACGGTGGCCAACACCTATGCGCAGATCATCACCGATCTTACCGAGGCTGAGAACCTGTTGCCCGAAGAGAATGATGTGTATGCTACCAAGGCTGCTGCCGCCGCCCTGCTCTCCCGTGTGTATTTACAACAAGGCGATTATGCCGGAGCCCGCGATGCGGCCAACCGTGCAATTACTGCGGCTACCAATGCCGGTCTGTCCCTGGTTACCGATTATGCAGATGCCTTTAACAATACCGAAAATTCTTCGGAAGATATCTTCGCCATTCAGGTGTCTGACCAGGATGGTGATAACAGCATGCACCTGTATTGTTCCATTCCTGATTTTGGTGGACGCGATGGAGATGTATCCATTCAACAAAAGCACCTTGACTTATACACCCCTGGTGATGACCGTCTCAACCTGTTTTATGTTGGGGCCGGCGGTACCCGTACCGGTAAATGGAAACAACAATACCGTGTGATCCCCGTGATCCGGCTTTCAGAAATGTACCTTACCCGCGCAGAATGTAATTTCCGCCTTGGTACTACCGTTGGTGATACACCGATCAATGACCTGAACCAGACTCGTTCCCGTGCAGGCATTGCCTCTCCCACTATTACACTGGATGCTATCCTGCTCGAGCGCAAACTCGAACTGGCGCATGAAGGGCAGGCTGTACATGATCTTCGCCGCCTGAAAAACAGTGCCGATGGTTTTGCTTACAATGCCAATGAAATGGTATTCCCGATTCCCCAACGCGAGATCGATGCGACAAATGGGGTGGTAGTGCAGAATCCGGGGTATTGA
- a CDS encoding Rne/Rng family ribonuclease, translating into MNKELIINAVPQGVEIALLEEKKLVELHNEKTDASFAVGDLYLGKVKKLIPGLNAAFVDVGFEKDAFLHYTDLSPYARSLLKFTTACMNDKSEGILDFGKFENETEIVKTGKINEVLGGKPHILVQILKEPIAAKGPRLSCEISLPGRFVVITPFNNIVAVSRKIHSSEERKRLQKIVEAIKPKNFGVIVRTAAEGKNTAELHEDLSSLVETWKTIQRNLKGATAPSKILSEQTKTTSILRDLLNESFNRIVVNDKNLYNDTRTYIQRIAPEKQDIVSFYNNGQQIFDHFGITKQVKAAFGKTVNMNSGAYLIIEHTEALHVIDVNSGYKSVSNNQEQNALETNLEAADEIARQLRLRDLGGIIVVDFIDMKLPENKRRLMEAMEGFMKTDRAKHAVLPISKFGLMQITRQRMKPEVNINTQEVCPSCLGTGKISSTIILEDEMEKNLNYLFTHQHNHLTLVVSPIMYAYLTKGWLWSIRSKWKRRFKKSFTLKANTNYHLTEFHFYDRNEEEIKL; encoded by the coding sequence GTGAACAAAGAACTCATTATTAATGCAGTGCCGCAGGGGGTTGAGATCGCGCTGCTGGAAGAAAAAAAACTGGTCGAGCTTCATAATGAAAAGACGGATGCAAGCTTTGCCGTAGGGGATCTATACCTGGGAAAGGTTAAAAAACTGATCCCGGGATTGAACGCCGCATTTGTGGACGTGGGCTTCGAGAAGGATGCATTTTTGCATTATACCGATCTGAGCCCCTATGCCCGCTCACTGCTCAAATTCACCACCGCCTGCATGAACGACAAATCGGAAGGCATTCTCGACTTTGGAAAGTTCGAGAATGAGACCGAGATCGTCAAAACAGGAAAGATCAATGAAGTACTGGGAGGAAAGCCGCATATCCTGGTACAGATCCTCAAAGAACCCATCGCCGCCAAAGGGCCTCGCCTGAGCTGTGAGATCTCCCTGCCCGGTCGCTTTGTGGTGATCACCCCTTTCAATAATATCGTGGCCGTTTCCCGGAAGATCCATTCCTCCGAAGAAAGAAAAAGGCTCCAGAAGATCGTAGAAGCCATCAAGCCAAAGAACTTTGGCGTGATCGTTCGTACCGCCGCCGAAGGCAAGAACACGGCCGAACTTCATGAAGACCTCTCCAGCCTCGTTGAAACCTGGAAGACCATTCAGCGTAACCTGAAAGGTGCTACCGCACCCAGTAAGATCTTAAGCGAACAGACCAAAACCACTTCCATTCTCCGCGACCTGCTGAACGAAAGCTTCAACCGGATCGTGGTAAATGATAAGAACCTGTACAACGATACCCGTACTTATATCCAGCGTATCGCCCCGGAAAAACAGGATATCGTTTCCTTTTACAATAACGGACAACAGATCTTTGATCATTTCGGGATCACCAAACAGGTAAAAGCAGCTTTTGGCAAGACCGTGAACATGAACAGTGGCGCCTACCTGATCATCGAACATACGGAAGCCCTCCATGTGATCGATGTAAACAGTGGCTACAAAAGCGTAAGCAATAACCAGGAGCAGAACGCACTCGAGACCAACCTCGAAGCCGCCGATGAGATTGCCCGCCAATTGAGACTGCGTGACCTGGGAGGTATCATTGTGGTGGATTTCATTGACATGAAACTCCCCGAAAACAAACGCCGGTTGATGGAAGCCATGGAAGGTTTTATGAAAACCGACCGGGCCAAACATGCGGTACTTCCCATTTCCAAGTTCGGGCTCATGCAGATCACCCGCCAACGGATGAAACCCGAGGTGAATATCAATACGCAGGAAGTCTGCCCCAGCTGTCTCGGTACCGGTAAGATCTCTTCCACCATCATCCTCGAAGATGAAATGGAAAAGAACCTCAATTACCTCTTTACCCATCAACATAACCACCTTACTCTCGTGGTCAGCCCCATCATGTATGCCTATCTGACCAAGGGCTGGCTCTGGAGCATCCGTTCCAAATGGAAACGACGCTTCAAAAAATCATTTACACTCAAAGCCAATACAAATTATCACCTCACCGAGTTTCATTTTTATGATCGGAATGAGGAGGAGATAAAGTTGTGA
- a CDS encoding tetratricopeptide repeat protein, translating into MNKYQWITAGSAVALIILIFAFRDETPPAKKPAEGQTALASSLSIDSLLVHARESLTPDQMDRILFLEKSVGRGDVSEQKLHIYHQLARFWQDTGRNFVVSTWYRAEAARLENSEKNLTFAAHLLLDSLREEPNVQLRRWEAQQAKELFERALKINPENDSSRIGLGTVYLFGDIADNPMQGIQMIREVIGRDSTNVYGQMMLGYGSALSGQYDKAADRFDKVLAIDRTNMEAVLMLVRIGEAYEKEGKKTEAITQYEKALPLLREDWKPELKNRIDQLKN; encoded by the coding sequence GTGAACAAGTACCAGTGGATCACGGCAGGATCGGCCGTTGCCTTAATCATATTGATCTTTGCTTTTCGGGATGAAACACCCCCCGCAAAAAAACCAGCAGAGGGACAAACCGCGCTTGCATCTTCCCTCTCCATTGACAGCCTGTTAGTACATGCCCGGGAATCACTTACACCCGACCAGATGGACCGGATCCTTTTCCTCGAGAAATCGGTAGGCAGAGGAGATGTTTCTGAGCAAAAACTTCATATCTATCACCAACTCGCTCGTTTCTGGCAGGATACCGGCCGGAACTTCGTGGTTTCCACCTGGTACCGCGCCGAAGCCGCCCGGTTGGAAAATTCCGAAAAAAACCTCACCTTTGCCGCCCATTTGTTGTTGGACAGCCTTCGGGAAGAACCGAATGTCCAGCTCAGAAGATGGGAGGCCCAACAAGCCAAAGAGTTATTTGAAAGAGCATTGAAAATCAATCCGGAAAACGATTCATCGCGTATCGGACTGGGAACGGTCTATCTCTTTGGAGATATTGCCGATAACCCCATGCAGGGTATCCAGATGATCCGTGAGGTCATCGGCCGCGACAGTACCAACGTGTATGGCCAGATGATGCTGGGGTATGGCTCCGCACTATCGGGACAATACGACAAAGCAGCCGACCGTTTTGATAAGGTGCTCGCAATTGACCGCACCAATATGGAAGCCGTATTGATGCTGGTCCGAATCGGAGAAGCCTACGAGAAAGAAGGTAAAAAGACAGAAGCCATTACACAATATGAAAAGGCCCTGCCCCTTCTTCGTGAAGACTGGAAACCGGAATTGAAGAACAGGATCGACCAATTAAAGAATTAA
- a CDS encoding integration host factor subunit beta produces the protein MRKADLVNQISEKTGIPKVDVLVTLETMFKEIKDSLSKGENIYIRGFGSFITKKRAAKIGRNIKKNIAVHIPEHYIPAFKPAKEFVAEVKKITNLPENADSDRDELA, from the coding sequence ATGCGTAAAGCCGATTTGGTAAACCAGATTTCCGAAAAGACCGGCATCCCCAAAGTGGATGTATTGGTAACTCTCGAAACGATGTTCAAAGAGATAAAGGACTCGTTGTCAAAGGGAGAGAATATTTACATCCGCGGATTCGGAAGTTTTATCACCAAGAAGAGAGCGGCAAAGATTGGACGTAACATCAAGAAGAACATTGCCGTTCACATCCCCGAACATTACATTCCGGCGTTCAAACCTGCCAAGGAATTCGTGGCCGAGGTGAAAAAGATCACCAATCTGCCCGAAAATGCTGATTCCGACAGGGATGAATTGGCCTGA
- the mutY gene encoding A/G-specific adenine glycosylase, with product MEPSKQFALRLLKWHREKNTRQMPWKGEKDPYKIWLSEIILQQTRVEQGWDYYNRFITTYPTIQQLAAATDERVYKLWEGLGYYSRCRNLLATARLISTERKGQFPSRYEDILVLKGVGPYTAAAIASFAFNLPHAVVDGNVFRVLARVFGITLSSDSTEGKKYFTQLANQLLDPRSPGEYNQAIMDFGAVVCKPAAPLCTGCPFQRTCKAYQQGKVEEWPVRTKKTTVKDRWFDYLVIENRGRFLLRKRIGKDIWANLYEFPLLEGNRLSPKAVLKKAEGLGLLTSGQYHAVNISPWHEQLLSHQKIHARFFDVELGPKAKKPEGYVWVSRKKITELAFPRLIAKYWTHRR from the coding sequence ATGGAACCAAGTAAGCAATTCGCCCTCAGGCTTTTAAAATGGCACCGGGAAAAAAATACCCGGCAAATGCCCTGGAAAGGGGAGAAAGACCCGTACAAAATATGGTTAAGTGAAATCATATTACAACAAACAAGGGTGGAACAGGGCTGGGATTATTACAATCGCTTCATCACCACCTATCCTACCATACAACAGCTTGCTGCTGCCACCGATGAACGCGTCTATAAACTCTGGGAAGGTCTGGGTTATTACAGTCGTTGCAGGAACCTCCTGGCCACGGCGCGTTTGATCAGTACCGAAAGAAAGGGGCAATTCCCTTCCCGGTATGAAGATATTCTTGTCCTAAAAGGTGTGGGGCCTTATACAGCTGCCGCTATAGCTTCCTTTGCCTTTAACCTTCCACATGCTGTGGTGGATGGCAATGTGTTTCGGGTGCTTGCCCGGGTATTTGGTATCACGCTTTCCTCTGATAGCACGGAAGGCAAAAAATATTTTACCCAACTGGCCAACCAATTATTGGATCCACGCTCACCGGGTGAATATAACCAGGCCATCATGGATTTTGGTGCGGTGGTTTGCAAACCGGCCGCGCCGCTGTGCACCGGTTGTCCCTTTCAGCGAACCTGCAAAGCCTATCAACAAGGTAAGGTGGAGGAATGGCCCGTACGTACCAAAAAGACCACCGTTAAAGACCGCTGGTTTGACTATCTGGTGATTGAGAACCGGGGCCGCTTCCTGTTGCGGAAACGGATCGGGAAGGACATTTGGGCCAACCTGTACGAGTTTCCTTTGCTCGAAGGCAACCGGCTCTCACCAAAAGCCGTATTGAAAAAGGCTGAAGGGCTAGGACTGCTAACCTCTGGTCAATACCATGCGGTTAATATCTCCCCCTGGCATGAACAATTGCTCAGCCACCAAAAGATACATGCCCGTTTTTTTGATGTTGAACTGGGGCCAAAAGCCAAAAAGCCCGAAGGCTATGTCTGGGTAAGTCGGAAAAAGATCACCGAACTGGCTTTTCCCCGGTTGATCGCTAAATACTGGACACACAGGCGTTAG